In a genomic window of Sporosarcina trichiuri:
- a CDS encoding antibiotic biosynthesis monooxygenase, which translates to MTQMIAVNVISIERGRAKEVADRFANPKSVHTFPGFIRMEVLQKENLEDHDELHICTTWNEEADFKNWLESRANGKAHGEQQEKKPAADGEGKSNPILGAELSTYTVVHRHLPAE; encoded by the coding sequence ATGACACAGATGATCGCAGTCAACGTTATCAGCATTGAAAGAGGCCGGGCCAAGGAGGTCGCGGACCGTTTCGCGAACCCGAAATCGGTCCATACGTTCCCGGGGTTCATCCGCATGGAAGTGCTGCAGAAGGAGAATCTCGAGGACCACGACGAGCTCCACATCTGCACGACATGGAATGAGGAAGCCGATTTCAAGAACTGGCTCGAGAGCCGGGCGAACGGCAAGGCCCATGGGGAGCAGCAGGAGAAGAAGCCGGCAGCGGACGGGGAGGGCAAGTCCAATCCGATCCTCGGCGCGGAATTGTCGACGTATACGGTCGTACACCGGCATCTGCCGGCTGAATAA